The following are encoded in a window of Platichthys flesus chromosome 11, fPlaFle2.1, whole genome shotgun sequence genomic DNA:
- the LOC133964855 gene encoding zymogen granule membrane protein 16-like, translating into MLSLLFFVGLFASCLVKPNTADYSYSGSVGGGGIAFASSAKGRITGIRVWEIQSQYITGIQLRHNYIWSKVFGRVYGPMLEMSLFDGEGVVQVSGKYHSNYIYQLIFITSRGRSLTAGQPYQKSFNFYPTHPESELRMLSGRHNGNGITALGAHWATGLNSNSTSE; encoded by the exons ATGCTTTCCCTCCTGTTCTTCGTTGGGCTCTTTGCCAGCTGCCTGGTAAAAC ccaACACGGCAGACTACTCCTACTCTGGTTCcgttggtggtggtgggattGCCTTTGCCTCATCAGCAAAGGGAAGGATCACAGGGATCAGGGTCTGGGAAATCCAATCTCAATACATCACCGG TATCCAGCTGCGCCATAACTACATTTGGTCTAAAGTATTTGGAAGAGTATATGGCCCAATGCTTGAGATGTCCCTTTTTGATGGAGAGGGCGTTGTTCAG GTCTCTGGTAAATACCACAGCAATTACATCTATCAGCTGATATTCATAACCTCCAGAGGGCGATCCCTGACAGCTGGCCAGCCTTATCAG AAATCATTCAACTTCTACCCGACCCACCCGGAATCAGAGCTGCGAATGCTGAGCGGCCGACATAACGGCAATGGGATCACTGCACTGGGAGCTCACTGGGCAACTGGGCTCAATAGCAATAGCACTAGCGAATAA